One Danio aesculapii chromosome 11, fDanAes4.1, whole genome shotgun sequence genomic region harbors:
- the cxxc1b gene encoding CXXC-type zinc finger protein 1b: MDSEMSDMDQTPGLDNSMEKGENAPLYCICRKSDINCFMIGCDNCNEWFHGHCINVTEKMAKAIREWYCQQCRGRDPSLSIRYRKKNRDKDVEPERVEKRSSTPEYKIDKRRGSKVKRSARMCGECEPCTRTEDCGHCDFCKDMKKFGGPNKIRQKCRLRQCVVRARKMLRVRDEEFSLRERKDNIMHRDRRYSDDYDENDMDPYEHYKDRNASWGSEDDDGQLYSPVPRKKAIKVKHVKRRDKKFDKKKESRRHKQKQKHRDRLRHSDRADGRHGGDTQQCLGPNCIEPARPNSKYCSEDCGMKLAANRIYEILPQRIQQWQQSPCIAEEQGKKQLERIRREQQAARMRLAEMERRFHELEGIIAKAKQQLVLQDEDVNETDSEDTDLQIFCVSCSHPVNPKVALRHMERCYAKYESQTSFGSIFPTRIEGATRLFCDVYNPQSKTYCKRLQVLCPEHSRDPKVTSDEVCGCPLVRNVFDPTGDYCRVSKRKCNKHYCWEKLRRAEVDLERVRVWYKLDELFEQERNVRTAMTNRAGLLALMLHQTIQHDPLTTDLRCSKDR, translated from the exons ATG GATAGCGAGATGTCTGATATGGACCAGACTCCTGGTCTGGACAACAGTATGGAAAAAGGAGAAAATGCTCCTCTTTACTGCATTTGTCGAAAATCGGACATCAACTGCTTCATGAT TGGTTGTGACAACTGCAATGAATGGTTTCACGGTCACTGTATTAATGTGACGGAGAAGATGGCTAAAGCTATAAGAGAGTGGTACTGTCAGCAGTGTCGGG gAAGGGATCCATCACTTTCAATACGGTATCGGAAGAAGAACCGCGATAAAGATGTTGAGCCCGAGAGGGTTGAGAAACGATCCAGCACTCCAGAATACAAGATTGATAAGCGACGTGGGTCTAAA GTGAAGCGCTCTGCCCGTATGTGTGGTGAATGTGAACCCTGCACCAGAACAGAGGACTGTGGTCATTGCGACTTCTGTAAAGACATGAAGAAATTTGGAGGGCCAAACAAGATTCGTCAGAAGTGTCGACTAAGGCAGTGTGTTGTTCGTGCTCGG aaaatgCTGCGTGTTCGGGATGAGGAGTTTTCGCTGCGTGAGAGGAAAGACAATATAATGCACAGGGATAGACGATACTCCGATGATTATGATGAGAACGATATGGATCCATATGAGCACTACAAGGACAGAAATGCG tcATGGGGCAGTGAAGATGATGATGGCCAACTTTACAGTCCTGTTCCACGGAAGAAAGCTATAAAAGTCAAACACGTCAAGAGGAGAGACAAGAAATTTGACAAGAAG AAAGAATCCCGTCGCCACAAGCAGAAGCAAAAGCACCGTGACCGTTTGCGACACAGTGATAGGGCAGACGGCAGACACGGAGGAGACACGCAACAGTGCCTGGGGCCGAACTGCATTGAGCCGGCACGGCCAAACTCAAAATATTGCTCTGAGGACTGTGGCATGAAGCTGGCCGCCAA CCGCATCTACGAGATCCTCCCGCAGCGCATCCAGCAGTGGCAGCAAAGCCCTTGCATTGCGGAGGAGCAGGGTAAAAAACAGCTGGAGCGCATCCGCCGAGAGCAGCAGGCCGCACGCATGCGCCTGGCAGAGATGGAGCGCCGCTTCCACGAGCTGGAGGGCATCATTGCCAAAGCCAAGCAGCAGCTGGTCTTACAAGATGAAGAT GTGAACGAAACAGACAGTGAGGACACAGACCTTCAGATCTTCTGTGTGTCCTGCAGTCACCCCGTCAACCCCAAGGTGGCGCTCAGGCATATGGAGAGATGTTATGCTAAG tatgaaaGCCAGACATCTTTCGGTTCCATTTTCCCAACCAGAATAGAAGG TGCAACAAGACTTTTCTGTGACGTGTACAACCCTCAGAGTAAAACATACTGTAAGAGACTGCAAGTTTTATGTCCAGAACATTCCAGAGACCCAAAG GTCACATCAGATGAGGTGTGTGGATGTCCACTAGTGCGTAACGTGTTTGATCCGACTGGAGATTACTGCAGGGTGTCCAAACGGAAGTGCAACAAGCATTACTGCTGGGAGAAGCTCAGGCGGGCCGAGGTGGACCTGGAGCGTGTCAGAGTG TGGTACAAGCTGGACGAGTTGTTTGAACAAGAACGCAATGTGAGGACGGCCATGACCAACAGAGCAGGACTGCTGGCCCTTATGCTCCACCAGACCATTCAGCATGACCCGCTGACCACCGACCTGCGCTGCAGCAAAGACAGATAG